TCCTTCCCTTGCTTCACCAACACAAATGTTGGCATTGCCTGCACTCCAAATTCCTGTGCCACGTCCTAAAAACACcaagaaaatcaataaataaacaaaaaaatttattaaaattttgtatgctAAAAGCACAATTGAAGAATTACATAAAAAGTTTATATCGTGAAGAGAAAAACAAAGGACAGAAATACTTACAGGCAGCTCATCAACATCAAGTTTTACAAATTCAACATCGGTGAATTTAGCAGCCATTGCATTCAGAAAAGGTTCCATGAACTTGCATGGTCCACACCAGGAAGCTGAGAAATCTATAAccatctaatataaatttttttttatttttggttcaatAAAAAGTAACAAAAACCCAAAGTCAGATCTTTcatataataaagaaaaaccccaaataataatcattaaaaaaagaagaagaaaattgagaTTTGGGGTTGAGAGAAAGATACAAGCTTTGGGGTTTCTTTGACAGAATTGAAGTGAAGTTGCCATCTTGGAGCTGAATGGAAGGTTGAGACCCTTGAAGACTCAGATGAAGATGGTGGATCCTCTGATGGTGAACCGGAAGAGCCTAACAAGCTTGAAAGAGCAgaacccattttttttcttcccgCAAAGGTCAAACCAAGGAAATGAAGGCAATAATGTTCCTTGGCAGGTAGTTTGGGTTTTTGTCGGATTTCCTCTGTAGGAATCTCAAGTAAATTGCACCAAACGTCCTCAAACTATGACTGATATTCTAAATTGgtctctaaattttaaaatgttctaCTTACATTTTTAAACTTTGGAGGTTATATTAATCAAGTTCTTCTGCTATTAAAAACTGTTAATTTCACTGCTAAtggcataatttaaaattaaaaaaattagaaaaataaagttaaaccTTAAAGTTATAAGTGAAATTAAACCTTGTATTGAGTAAATTGTACCATTTTGCCTTTTTTTGAAGGATAGCTAAGATgctttcaaaattgaaaagtttgCTTGGTTTAGTGGTATTGTGGCTTTTATAGAAACAAAAGCtagagaagagaaagaaagaaaagaaataataaaataaaatgatttgggttaattataaagaggtttttagttttagtcaaaataaatattacgtGTTAGTTATTCAATGGGTTAATGTGTCACGTCAATAATCTATCAtgggttaataaaatttttaacgatAGTGGTTAATTTAgacaattatcttaattaaagtaactaaattaaaaaaaattagagtcaTCAAAATAGGACAAATCATATTTTAGAGTAACTAtggatgtaatttaccctttattcTTTTAGAAGTAGTGATTGATTAGAGATAGAATTTGGGTGAAGCCATATAAATTTTGTAgaatgtaacactcctaacccgtatctgatgctggaatagggttacagagtattactgaACTTATAACTCAATCAATCAAACATTTCATACACACTtctcatttaaataaaaaaaaacattcataaACATTCATATGGTCCTTAATACGAGCCCTTGAGgctcaaaataaacattaaaaatagttCGGGATTAAACCGAGTACTccagaaatttttagaaaaacatgtaaaattttcaaaggtacaggggacacatgcccatgtggccaggccgtgtgggcattctaAATGGGGCTACACGCCCATGTCCTTgtccgtgtgtcacacacggctgagacacacgcccttGTCTCTGCCAGTATGGAAAAAAATAAGCAATTTTCCAAGTCATATTTCTCACCCCAATTGGTACCAACTTAAACACCACAATTTGCATATATCCATGGTATAATTAAACactcaaaaccaaccaatatcaagCTTATAACATGTTATAACATCACATACAACCATGATACTCCTAGGCACctcaatatgccattcaaaacataccaaatatgTCTTCAAAATCTACCTAaatggtaaaatatatatatatatatgcatcttTGTGCCTAAAACTTAACATATATGCCACTTATCAATCACAACTATTTGGCActcaaaataccaattcacaatcaAGGCATTTACATGGAAACCATATATCACATATAATAGAactatttacaaatttacataacaaaatatatcaaaatcaaGCCAACTTAAATGGCTAAATACATGCCAAAACACATGGGCTACCATTAGACAACAAGACCTATTCAtgccatttaacccaaaatatcaagtcaaaagtaccaaaataacgtttgatagtgtgatgcaatCTCGACAACTTTCAATCCGAACGAGCTTTTGAGACACTATAAAACACggaaaaataaacagagtaagcaattaagcttaataagttcgtatattacagaattaaacttaccatttaaccacaaatttaggTAAGTAACCCAAAGCataatacaattcaatttggccaaagcctatCACATAACCATTTAACAAGTTGGccatgtattcatataaaaaccgagaatcatgtatgaattcaacaattataaaatttcatatacatgtatcatctaTATTGTGTATccgtatatcatatataaatcatttccatgtaaatacctgtactATTTTATATCAAACTTGTATAATCCCGTAATAACACtatgcccattgaaccactcagaatatcgttagatacgcgagtagtacacacgaggtgtattgaactgtaatccgtcaattcttgtacatgtatgctcatacaagCGATAAACGATAAGCTCCTCCGAGCTAaaaatcggtaagctcatacgagctgagtatcgataagctcataagagctagaatcagtaaccctaatgacatgtcatttgtatcctacgaattcttaaggttcaaacggggctcggtattCTTCGTATGGCGTCGGTTATGCGCttgataattatacataataattaatcCATTCACATGCATATATTCcaattaaagcatataaatacGCAATTTAATTaaacgaacttacctcaaacttGTACGACAAAAAACAATCATTCAATCCAAACCTTTATCTTTCTCCCAATCTAAATCCATacgttgcttttcttgatctatataatcaaatttaactaatttaatctttattctattcaattcaatccaaaattcatgttatggaaaaattaccattttacccctatacatttgacttttttacaatttagtccctaggctcgtaaaatgaaattcatgcaatttcatccacaccTAAGCCTAGACGaattatatatgtgattataGCAGCCCATACATTTCACAATTTgacacatttaacacataaattttcatatttctcaatttaacccctaatccacatttcattaaaaatcacttaacaaaagttgtttaactaacaacaaagattcattttcttccattaaaattttaaaaaatcaaaactctctcatggtaaaaccctataCTTTCAACCATTTTGCAAATCAGTCCCCTGattagctaggttaagctacaacaattccaaaaatataaaaatcaacaaaaacaaacaccaaaatcacttacatgcaagagtTTCCTTGGCTGAAAATTTCAAGCTCTCCCAAGTCTATTTTTGCTGAAAATTTCGGTGGTAGATGAATTAAAGATGATGgcctattttgttttatttaatttactcatttattacctatttaccattttaaccttacctaactttaaaattttcataattaccaAGCCATGTACATTCACTATCActtttaatggtctaattaccatataaggacctctactttaaatttctatagctatttaacacttttagttaatagaacacaacttttgtactttacgcgatttagtcttttttcacaaattgagcatacaaacggtaaaatttcttaatgaaattttatactaTAATCCTATCATactttagatattaaaataatattaaaataaaatttttaacttcagatttgtggtcccgaaattactgttccgatttcactgaaaacgggctgttacatagAGAGTcgaaactaaattacaaatattttgtatggtcaaaatgtaaatttatcttatattaatttacaatttcatcatttcttgAAGGGATTAgataaaaaatctttattttagaagatccaaaatataattttaccatatattaattttaaattttatcatttatacaAAAGACGAAAACGTAACTTTTCTATTTGAACGATCAAGCCTTGACTTACCCTTTAGATTCGCCCACAATAGAATCTAcaatcaatatcaatcataatTCTTTTCACTCCACTTgcgatttaattaaataatttttttgagttagaCTTTTTATGGAAGTACatatgaatattaaatatttgtagttagttattagtaattttaattcattaataaatcacttaatttgaattatatatattttaaaagtatgaGTATTCAttcgttttaattttaatttagtgttAACTAAAGACttgaacacaaaaatttattatttaattgaattagtcTAACTTAAACATTTTATGGAATTACatatgaatattaaatatttattagtattttaattcattaataaattaccgaattttaattttagatatttgaaaaatatgagtATTCCAAGCAGGCCAAGAAAGTTCAGAACATAGTAAGAGGATATATATAGGTCAAAATCACTCAGCTCATGTTCTTAGTTTTGTTCAATGctcattcatattcaatttctcATTACTAgtatcatatttttcattaaaggGAGAATCAATCATCCAtcttaaacaaatatttactttatataATAATCCTCAAAAATACATGTACACTATAACttaatcaaattcataaaatttaccaTCTGCTAtgtgttaattaaaaaaaaaagtctagaAATTATCATGTTTGTCCAAACAAGGTACATTAGGATGGACCCTTCCATTTCTCAAGCCATGAGCATTGAGGCAATACGATGAAGTTTTGCCTTTTTGCTTCTCATTTCTcaagttaatatttttcatgGTAATGTTTCTACAAGGACTGGATTCACTGCACGAAAGTTGCACTGCTGTTTCTTTATGTGATGTGCCATTGATGTTTTCATAAGCTATGTTGCTAATCTCCACAGCTGATGTCTGCAAAGTATATATAGTACTAGTTAACATTAAGACcacttcatttttaaatatggaCGAAAAACCATTAACAATCCTATAAGGGAATCAGAAACCCAAACAGCAGAAATCGGCCCAATTGGCCTACAACATGTTTTTGGCAAAGGAGTCAGAAACCCTAGGACGTGCCTCACGACTCCCTCGCTCGCCTCCACGAATGTCGCCCCACGTTGCCTCTCCCACTTTCAGCAGCCTTGCACATTGTGCACGTTTCCTCTAGTCTTCTTGAAACAAGTCACGATCAGCACACCGGGCAGTTTCCACATACTGGCAACAAAGGAACCACGAACAACATTAAGAGGAGATATGCAGCAAATGGAAAAGATTTGGGGGGAGGGTATAAAAAGGGAAATCGAATCTGTAATAGGGGTTAGcaaaattttgtattgaaaattaaaaaagaaattacagGAGAAAAACGTTTTTTGAAGGTGAtagattttgtttttccttttgttttttactgtttttactttgtttttgtttttttttcgtttataaaaacaaaaaaagaaagaataaagaaagGGAGTAGAGGGAAACTTACCGGTGTGGCGTCGTTGAAGCTCCTTCATTTCGTTGCCATTGGAGCAGGGGAAGGGTTTTGAGGGCAGAGATACGGCGCAacttcaaagaaagaaagaaaatggtttTTAGGGTTGGAAAAGgggtttttatttgatttaaaaaacgGCGCTGTATTTGGTGTACCTGAATGCCCGTATGACCTGACCCAAAACCCGATTAGATCCACATGTTTTAAGTTGATGGGTTATTTATAATTCTGGCCcttcatgtttttattattttcaaatcgcttctttttattattttcaaatttttttcatgaaacattattaatgttttgatttaatccaaTGTTGCGCAATGCTTTGGGTGGTTTGGGTAAATTGTTTTTTGGGCCTCCTCCACTTACGCATGTTTTAATTTGCTccctttcttgttttttttttttttaggaatttaacctttaaattctgcctttttttttacttaacctttagtttgttattttagttttatttatttattattatttttaatactgtttatattattattactgtattgttattagtttattattatatgatatattattattattatacttatttatatgCGCATATGcatattaatacatatatatttttaaaacgttttaaatatatattctatatacatattttattattattattattattttatagttttttatatataaatatacacattttatttcataatatttatcgtttcccatattttataatttatatatgtttttttataatgtgtacatatatattttatactctattcaaagctattataaatattttccatgtttttatatttactaatatattatatttatactttttttaaatgtatgaatatattttatatgtgttttattattgttttattcttATGACTTATGTATtcatatagatatatacattaacattttataatgcttatgcatttttttctctcatatccatatacatatttgcaaaattcatttatatatcatacttatgtgtacatataatttaaatttaaatttttgtttcatattgcattcacatttttaacatatcttttaaaatgtattttgattttgtcaaaacattaaaatcatttttttatttttatttttatttttatttttattcaaaggcttttaaaatataaacgatattcaaagttagggatttttgagaaaattgagccctaacgtcttgggttccgattttctttgttaattccaaataaccgagaatattcgtTATTCAAAACgcataagtttaaaaataattttcggGAACTTAATTTGtggtgtcctaatgtattgcgCATGACATTttgctttctcgaaatgaagattttctttaaaaaactaaaaagtgatattcaaagttcgggggttttgagaaattgtaccctaacgtattgggtctcgATTTCTTTATCTagcttgaacaattgattatccttttcaagtttcatcatttgagttttttttaaagatctTTTTAAAtcctcgacactaagacattaaataatcaatttggtaccgatttttgggcgttacgagggtgctaacccttcctcgtgcgtaactgactcccgaacctattttctcaaatttcgtaggccaaaactattttttaggtgaaccgatcacacctcgataaaggattggtggcaactccagtttttgtttttaaagtcgacaactaaatttttgttttatcaaaaaatggtttcgacaaatgTCAAAAACAAAcgcatgaaatgaattattttgttatttaaattaataaatttaatgaaattattaatttagatcaagattgggtggaaaatcgagagaaatggaaaattaccaaaatgcccctgaatcttggtatttctacaatttagcctagtaagttcgtatgaactatattcatataattttgcttaaagtgaatgttatttggtgatggatattatatatatatgtgtgtgttctattgttggaattgaattattattggaaatatattatcgtATTTAATATTCAGTTTGGATTGAATGCGGGATTCGAGTACATTCGTAAATTGGTGTATGGTGGTATTCGAGGGAGACATCAGaatattacccaagtaaaccgggGTTCAACATCTAttgcgaactctcgtgttttactttctgtttggAGTGATTTGGGTGGATCAACTCTCACGAGCTTCGCATTcgactcttatgagcttctattGGTGTGTTCTGGTGGACTAGCTCTATAAGCTTCTGTTgatgatgtactcttatccgtaagtcgttcttcgtaTGAAAAATCTCGATAAGGTAAATTATTAAAGgaatttgaaagatttgttaATTGTTGAATATTAACCCGAACataagtgaaaataagatatgttgtgactaaatgagatacatgagttatgtactcatgaattgagtattgaaTGGCTAATGCCAATGTATAAACAATTgtggtttgatatgtgaataactatttatatagcaattgtGTGAATTGGGACAttgttaatcaaataaaagatgTTAGCATGTGCAATTTGAGTATTTGACActttgttattaaattgaattcaagttggtcgaatggattgaaattgatatatatattgaatgtattgattatttgaattgaaatgaatattggttgtatttgaaaaatgaattggaaccttattaactgtatcgtgctgagtcggatatagatgacatgccataggattggaagagttcagggatttcttcgacttcgagtcgatgagacactaggtgtcaatttattacttcggatttatttgatgaggcactgggtgccaactTACTTCGGTTTAACCAATGAGACACTGGATGTCAGTTTACTACTTCGAATTATCTAATGAGGCAGTAGGTGCCAAACTGATGTGTTTGGTTAGATCCGTGTATTCGTCCGAGTcagagtcgtgttaatagggataattaaataaaacagtaCTATGATTGATGTTGGATGATATTGTAAGAGAATTGAAAATGGGATAGtgatttgaaacatgaaaatgagttatatacataaatgtactaacttgtgtattgatgatggtgATTAGGCTTATATCAAGCTTGATATGATGATTGATGTATATACTTATGTCTAgtattatacaaatgaaacggtaagttcataattgaaatgtgatatgatgaaaaagggattgATGAGTTGATTAATGTACTTACATATATGAGAAATTACGTATGTTATGGTTGAACTTACCtatgttatgaataaatatattaattagttaattgatgttgttatttaagtttatgtttaataaatagaatgaaaaataaGTAGAGGAAGTTATTTGTAGttttatgaaaaggttaatgatggtgtataatgtttataaaatcctattaaattagaaatgaatatatatatatatatatatatatatatatatatgatgttgatagacttactcatttatgagCTAGTGGTTATGtagttgataaatcttgaggcattggtatagctttatattgaatatataaaatttattattgaattgaaatattatgtttaaagtttgtacgagcttactaagcattcattgcttacctAGTTGTTTATCCTTTATTTCacagattattggaagctcgattgggttggaagcttgtcagagttatatcacactatccattggttctatcggtacttttgaatgttttgattttgttataatgacatgtatatgttattttggttaaatgttggtctatatgtgttttgttgatATTAGTCATATATTTGGTTTATGTTTTGGAATTTTAGTATGTGCTTAATTTGCCTTATAATGTTGATGTGTGGAATAATGAAAGACAAAATAGTAGTTGAAAATGCATATGAGGTATGTTTTATAACTTGGTGTGATTTGGTACTATGTTATAGTaagtttatatgtattttatgctATTGAATAAGTGGTACAACTGGTaccaaatggtaagttttagtaaatgatttacatgttgtgtaTTAATGCGATTagacataaaaatttaattgaattagacTAACTTAAACATTTTATGGAATTACatatgaatattaaatatttatcactagttattattatttttaattcattaataaattacctaattttaattgtagatatttgaaaaatatgagtATTCCAAGCAGGCCAAGAAAGTTCAGAACATTGCAAGAGGAAAGCGATTTCTATAAACTTTGGGCAATTTGGATTTTCATTATGAGTGTGAAATTAAAAATGGAAGCATCAAGGGGATGTAGCTCAGATGGTAGAGCGCTCGCTTAGCATGCGAGAGGTACGGGATCGATACCCCGCATCTCCATTTAATGTTTTTCTCTCAAGTTTTTTAAGTTCTTTCTTCAGCCAtaataggtatatatatatatatatagtttcaatgAAAAACAATCAGCTCATCGTTCTTAGTTTTGTTCAATgctcattcatatatatgcaaTTTCTCATTACTtgtaaatcatatttttcattaaaggGGAGAATCAATCATCCAtcttaaacaaatatttactttataaaataatcctcaaaaatacatttacactaaaacataatcaaattcataaaatttaccaTCTGCTAtgtgttaattaaaaaaaaaatagtctaGAAATTATCATGTTTGTCCAAACAAGGTACATTAGGATGGACCCTTCCATTTCTCAAGCCATGAGCATTGAGGCAATATGATGAAGTTTTGCCTTTTTGCTTCTCATTTCTcaagttaatatttttcatgGTAATGTTTCTACAAGGACTGGATTCACTGCACGAAAGTTGCACTGCTGTTTCTTTATGTGATGTGCCATTGATGTTCTCATAAGCTATGTTGCTAATCTCCACAGCTGTTGTCTGCAAAATATATATGGTACTAGTTAACATTAAGACcacttcatatttttaaatatggaCGAAAAACCATTAACAATCCTATAAGGGAATAAGAAGTCACGTTGTCCTACTAGTTGAGTTCCATATCAGTAAATTAAACTAACGTCTTACTTGATTCTTGCATTGTTTATGAGGGCAATAATATTGATCGATAACAATAGGTCGAGTTGAAGCATGAGAAGTTATATCTTCAAATCTAATGTTCCTCGCATGACCATGTCCCCCCTAAACACACAACAATGCTAATTATGGATTATATAATagttattaatatatatgttttaaagaaatgcattatatataccTGCCAAGTTTTGATTCTAACTCCATTAGTTGTTCCATGGAAAGAAACATTTCTTACATGAACAAATTCAACTTCCTCAGTTTTCCCCATAATTCCAAGGCTCCCAATGCTTCATATggcaatcaaatattaaaagtgATATTAATACAGAAAGTTAATATCATAAAACAATGAAAGGAAGATGATTGTAAAGAGCATACCTTATTCCGTGACCCGGACCGCATTCGATGTTAGTGATACTGATATATTTGGAGCCATCTCCAACTGATATACAATCATCACCTGAATTAatgaataagtatatataaaatattaaaacaaacatatatacaaa
The window above is part of the Gossypium raimondii isolate GPD5lz chromosome 9, ASM2569854v1, whole genome shotgun sequence genome. Proteins encoded here:
- the LOC105798252 gene encoding thioredoxin H2, which codes for MGSALSSLLGSSGSPSEDPPSSSESSRVSTFHSAPRWQLHFNSVKETPKLMVIDFSASWCGPCKFMEPFLNAMAAKFTDVEFVKLDVDELPDVAQEFGVQAMPTFVLVKQGKEVDRVVGARKDELEKKVEKNKC